In Paralcaligenes sp. KSB-10, the following are encoded in one genomic region:
- a CDS encoding helix-turn-helix domain-containing protein: MSNDLDLDMVLDNKEDVELAKAAQRCIVSALDHSKAINIAIIEDGVERHDGSPLLRLPPKALRLIADLLGSLAQGKAVAIIPKELDVTTQEAAMFLNVSRPFLVRLLEDGKIQYHKVGTHRRIRFEDVVKYKENRRKISEAALQKLTDQAQEMDMGY; encoded by the coding sequence ATGTCAAACGACCTCGATCTGGATATGGTCCTGGACAATAAAGAAGATGTGGAGCTTGCAAAAGCCGCACAGCGTTGCATAGTTAGCGCACTGGATCATTCTAAAGCGATCAATATCGCGATAATTGAAGATGGCGTCGAGCGGCATGATGGATCGCCTCTACTGCGCTTGCCTCCTAAGGCTTTGCGGCTTATCGCCGACCTGCTTGGCTCATTAGCCCAGGGTAAGGCTGTCGCCATAATACCGAAGGAGCTTGACGTTACGACGCAAGAAGCTGCCATGTTTTTGAACGTCTCCCGCCCTTTTCTCGTACGACTGTTGGAGGACGGCAAGATTCAATATCACAAGGTCGGGACACATAGAAGAATACGCTTTGAGGATGTAGTCAAGTACAAGGAAAACAGGCGGAAAATCTCAGAAGCTGCTCTGCAGAAACTAACTGACCAAGCTCAAGAGATGGATATGGGCTATTGA